The following are encoded together in the Odocoileus virginianus isolate 20LAN1187 ecotype Illinois chromosome 28, Ovbor_1.2, whole genome shotgun sequence genome:
- the ATG2A gene encoding autophagy-related protein 2 homolog A, with protein sequence MSRWLWPWSNCVKERVCRYLLHHYLGHFFQEHLSLDQLSLDLYKGSVALRDIHLEIWSVNEVLESMESPLELVEGFVGSIEVAVPWAALLTDHCTVHVSGLQLTLQPRQGPGPGTADSQSWASCMTTSMQLAQECLRDGLPEPSEPPQPLEGLEMFAQTIETVLRRIKVTFLDTVVRVEHSPGTGECGVAVEAHVQRLEYCDEAVRDPSQAPPVDVHQPPAFLHKLLQLAGVRLHFEELPQQEGPPEPPLQIGSCSGCLELTVKLKQNEAFPGPKLEVCGQLGSLHLLLTPRQLQQLQELLGAVSLADPESLVDRLNKSRPLGAEDLWLIEQDLNQQLQAGTGTEPLSPDPLSNPLVTLESTDLFFSMAGLTSSVASAVSELSLSDVDLGSSVHSTTASRRLSAQAPPTGRTAPVPPSNTLRPDSLLKMTLGGVTLTLLQTSAPSSGPPDLTTHFFAEFDATVDGSFGSHDLHRLRPHFERACPCSHVRLTGAAVQLSWELQTSRGRRVTSTEVHFGQLEVLECLWPRGASEPEYAEILSFPNSLRSQASAQPCAHLRHTQTLRRVPKSRPRRPPACRCHSELALDLADFQADVELGALDRLAALLRLATTPPPELPAGLLTEAPPAAEQHTLVRLSAPRATLQLRFPIADLRPERDPWAGRAVRAEQLSLELTEPQFRSELSRGPGPPAPTRLELTCSDLHVTYEDGEKPPVPCLRVSKALDPKSPGHKYFLPQVVVTLNPQLNAQWEVAPEKGEDLELSAENLCDLREPEPSPFSSKRTMYETEEMVIPGDPEEMRVFQNRALALSRCSLEVILPAAHVFLPSKEVYESLYNRINNDLLMWEPADLLPAPAPAAPPAGCPDASGFWHDSFKMCKSAFKLDSDSDDEDTHFSAGASGAPQPLARESRSPRSQSTFSALVTVLKGRITAHCETKDECGKRLEGAHGELVLDVEQGTIFSVSQYRGQPGLGYFCLEAEKAALYHRAAMDDYPLPGRLELPTFAPPAQLAQTIYPSEGGVTEQGASGHRGQGRGPHMLSTAVRIQLDPHRNVKEFLVTLRLHRATLRHRMALLEQSWHSQLLEFLDVLDDPVLGYLPPTVITILHVHLFSCAVDYRPLYLPVRVLVTAETFTLSSNIVMDTSTFLLRFILDDSALYLSDKCEMETLDLRRDYVCVLDVDLLELVIKTWKGNTEDKLSQPLFELRCSNNAMHVHSCADSCALLVNLLQYLTRAGDLHPPPRPPSPTEIAGQKVQLSESPASLPSCPPVETALINQRDLTDALLDTERSLRELAQASGGPFFQASPVSVYLFPGERSGAHPPSPAAGAPTGSLESCSRAKEAEEEGDGDTLDSDEFCILDAPGLGILPADGEPVVTQLHPGPIVVQDGHFAQPLGSTDLLRAPAHFPVPSSRVVLREVSIVWHLYGGRDFGPHPGHRARVGLSGPRSSPSRSSGPNRPQNSWRAQGGSGRQHHVLMEIQLSKVSFQHEVYPAEPGPVARGRELEEQPLSRQVFIVQELEVRDRLASSQINKFLYLHTSERMPRRTHSNMLKVKALHVAPVTNLGGPECCLRVSLLPLRLNVDQDALLFLRDFFTTLAASINPMVPAEASAEARPETLVPPSGPQEGQPEGVEATSSQEAAGGRHGAPSAEQQPIYFREFRFTSEVPIWLDYHGKHVTMDQVGTFAGLLIGLAQLNCSELKLKRLCCRHGLLGVDKVLGYALNEWLQDIRKNQLPGLLGGVGPMHSVVQLFQGFRDLLWLPIEQYKKDGRLMRGLQRGAASFGSSTASAALELSNRLVQAIQATAETVYDILSPAAPVSRSLQDKRSVRRLRKGQQPADLREGVAKAYDTVREGILDTAQTICEVASRGHEQKGLTGAVGGVIRQLPPTVVKPLILATEATSNLLGGMRNQILPDAHKDHALKWRLDEARD encoded by the exons TCTGTGAATGAGGTACTGGAGTCTATGGAGTCACCACTGGAGCTGGTGGAAGGCTTCGTGGGCTCCATTGAAGTGGCCGTGCCCTGGGCTGCCCTGCTCACCGACCACTGCACTGTGCATGTGTCGGGCCTCCAGCTCACCTTACAACCCCGCCAGGGCCCAG GGCCGGGGACCGCTGACTCACAGAGCTGGGCCTCGTGCATGACCACGAGCATGCAGCTGGCTCAGGAGTGCCTGCGGGACGGGCTGCCTGAGCCCTCTGAGCCGCCGCAGCCCCTGGAAGGACTGGAGATGTTCGCTCAGACCATCGAGACTG tACTGCGAAGGATCAAGGTGACCTTCTTGGATACTGTCGTGAGGGTGGAGCACTCGCCGGGCACTGGGGAGTGTGGCGTCGCAGTGGAGGCCCACGTGCAGAG ACTGGAGTACTGCGATGAGGCGGTGCGAGACCCTAGCCAGGCGCCCCCGGTGGATGTGCACcagcctcctgccttcctccacaAGCTGCTGCAGCTGGCGGGGGTCCGCCTGCACTTCGAGGAGCTCCCCCAACAG GAAGGACCCCCAGAGCCGCCCTTGCAGATCGGCAGCTGCTCAGGGTGCCTGGAGCTGACAGTGAAACTGAAGCAGAATGAGGCTTTCCCAGGCCCCAAG CTGGAGGTGTGTGGACAGCTGGGCTCCCTACATCTGCTCCTGACCCCACGGCAGCTCCAGCAGCTTCAGGAACTGCTTGGCGCCGTGAGCCTTGCAG ACCCTGAGAGCCTGGTGGACAGGCTGAACAAGAGTCGCCCACTTGGTGCTGAAGACCTGTGGCTGATCGAACAAGATCTGAACCAGCAGCTGCAGGCGGGGACTGGGACTGAGCCCCTCAGCCCAGACCCCCTTTCGAACCCCCTTGTCACCCTGGAGAGCACCG ACCTTTTCTTCTCCATGGCGGGCCTCACAAGCAGTGTGGCCTCAGCCGTGTCCGAACTCTCACTCTCCGACGTAGatctgggctcctctgtgcacagTACCACAGCTTCCCGTCGGCTCTCTGCCCAGGCCCCCCCAACCG GCAGGACAGCCCCGGTGCCCCCCTCGAACACCCTGCGCCCCGACTCGCTGCTGAAGATGACCTTGGGGGGTGTGACCCTGACCTTGCTTCAGACATCTGCCCCATCTTCTGGACCACCTGACCTCACCACCCACTTTTTTGCTGAGTTTGATGCCACTGTGGATGGGTCCTTCGGCTCCCATGACTTGCACCGTCTCCGACCACACTTCGAGAGGGCCTGTCCTTGCAGCCATGTCCG GCTAACGGGTGCTGCCGTGCAGCTGTCCTGGGAACTGCAGACAAGCCGGGGCCGGCGGGTCACCAGCACGGAAGTGCACTTCGGGCAGCTGGAGGTGTTGGAGTGCCTGTGGCCCAGGGGCGCCTCAGAGCCTGAGTATGCAGAG ATCCTGAGCTTCCCCAACAGCCTGCGATCCCAGGCCTCAGCTCAGCCCTGTGCTCACCTGCGCCACACACAAACCCTGCGCCGGGTGCCCAAG AGCCGGCCCCGGCGCCCACCTGCCTGCCGTTGTCACTCAGAACTGGCCCTGGACCTGGCTGACTTCCAGGCAGATGTGGAGCTGGGGGCCCTGGACCGGCTCGCTGCCCTGCTGCGCCTGGCCACTACACCCCCTCCTGAGCTGCCTGCGGGCCTACTG ACAGAGGCCCCGCCGGCAGCCGAGCAGCACACGCTGGTGCGGCTGTCAGCACCCCGGGCCACACTGCAGCTGCGTTTCCCTATCGCTGACCTGCGGCCTGAGCGGGACCCCTGGGCAGGCCGGGCCGTGCGGGCCGAGCAGCTGAGCCTGGAGCTGACTGAGCCCCAGTTCCGGTCAGAGTTGAGCCGTGGGCCTGGTCCCCCAGCCCCTACCCGCCTGGAACTTACCTGCTCTGACCTGCATG tCACCTATGAAGATGGAGAGAAGCCTCCCGTCCCCTGCCTGCGAGTCTCCAAAGCTCTGGATCCCAAGAGCCCTGGGCACAAGTACTTCCTGCCCCA GGTAGTGGTGACCCTGAACCCCCAGCTCAACGCACAGTGGGAGGTGGCCCCGGAGAAGGGAGAGGATCTGGAGCTGTCGGCTGAGAACCTGTGCGACCTTCGGGAGCCCGAGCCCTCGCCTTTCTCCTCCAAAAGGACCATGTACGAGACGGAGGAG ATGGTGATCCCTGGAGACCCTGAGGAGATGAGGGTCTTTCAGAACCGGGCCCTGGCGCTGTCCCGCTGTAGCCTAGAAGTGATCTTGCCCGCCGCCCATGTCTTCCTGCCCAGCAAGGAAGTCTACGAGAGCCTCTACAACAG GATCAACAACGACCTGCTCATGTGGGAGCCTGCAGACCTGcttcctgcccccgcccccgctgCACCCCCGGCCGGCTGCCCAGATGCCTCGGGCTTCTGGCACGACAGCTTCAAGATGTGCAAGTCTGCCTTCAAGCTGG ACTCGGACTCAGATGACGAGGACACCCACTTCTCAGCGGGGGCATCAGGTGCCCCCCAGCCCCTTGCCCGTGAGTCCCGGAGCCCTCGCTCCCAGAGTACCTTCTCTGCGCTGGTGACGGTGTTGAAGGGCCGAATCACCGCCCACTGTGAGACCAAG GACGAGTGTGGGAAGCGGCTGGAGGGCGCCCACGGGGAGCTGGTGCTGGACGTGGAACAAGGCACTATCTTCAGTGTCTCTCAGTACCGAGGCCAGCCGGGGCTTGGCTACTTCTGCCTGGAAGCTGAGAAGGCAGCACTCTACCACCGAG CGGCCATGGATGACTACCCACTGCCCGGTCGCCTGGAGCTGCCCACCTTTGCTCCCCCGGCCCAGCTGGCCCAGACCATCTACCCGTCGGAGGGCGGGGTGACTGAACAAGGAGCCTCGGGCCACAGAGGCCAGGGCCGGGGCCCGCACATGCTGTCCACCGCGGTGCGCATCCAGCTGGACCCTCACAGGAACGTCAAG gAGTTCCTGGTGACCCTGCGGCTGCACAGGGCCACCCTGCGCCACCGCATGGCCCTGCTGGAGCAGAGCTGGCACTCCCAG CTATTGGAGTTCTTAGATGTCCTGGATGACCCAGTGCTGGGCTACCTGCCTCCAACGGTCATCACCATCCTACACGTCCACCTGTTCTCCTGTGCCGTGGACTACAG GCCCCTCTACCTCCCCGTACGTGTCCTTGTCACTGCTGAGACCTTCACCCTCTCCAGCAACATCGTCATGGACACCTCTACCTTCCTGCTCAG GTTCATCCTCGACGACTCCGCCTTGTACCTGTCCGACAAGTGTGAGATGGAGACCCTGGATCTGCGGCGAG ATTATGTCTGCGTCTTGGACGTTGACCTCCTGGAGCTTGTGATCAAAACCTGGAAGGGGAACACTGAGGACAAGCTG aGCCAGCCGCTGTTCGAGCTGCGCTGCTCCAATAACGCGATGCACGTGCACAGCTGCGCCGACTCCTGCGCCCTGCTGGTCAACCTGCTGCAGTACCTGACGCGCGCAGGGGAcctgcaccccccacccaggCCACCCAGCCCCACGGAGATTGCCGGCCAGAAGGTGCAG CTCTCAGAGAGCCCCGCCTCCCTGCCCTCGTGCCCGCCGGTGGAGACGGCCCTCATCAACCAGCGGGACCTGACGGACGCTCTCCTGGACACCGAGCGCAGCCTGCGGGAGCTGGCACAGGCCTCAG gCGGCCCCTTCTTCCAGGCCTCTCCAGTGTCCGTCTACCTGTTCCCTGGAGAACGGAGTGGGGCTCACCCCCCCTCACCTGCTGCTGGGGCTCCCACTGGCAGCTTGGAGTCCTGCTCCAGggccaaagaagctgaagaggAGGGGGATGGAGACACTCTGGACAGCGATGAGTTCTGCATCCTGGACGCTCCTGGCCTGGGCATCCTG CCCGCCGACGGGGAGCCCGTGGTGACGCAGCTGCACCCAGGCCCCATCGTAGTGCAGGATGGGCACTTCGCGCAGCCGCTGGGCAGCACGGACCTGCTGCGGGCACCTGCCCACTTCCCTGTGCCCAGCAGTCGAGTGGTGCTGCGTGAGGTCTCCATCGTCTGGCACCTTTATGGCGGCCGAGACTTTGGCCCCCACCCCGGCCACAG GGCGAGGGTCGGCCTCTCAGGCCCCCGGAGTTCCCCTTCTCGCAGCTCCGGCCCCAACCGGCCCCAGAACTCCTGGCGTGCACAGGGGGGCAGTGGGAGGCAGCACCACGTCCTTATGGAGATCCAGCTTAGCAAG GTGAGCTTCCAGCACGAGGTGTACCCGGCGGAGCCAGGCCCGGTCGCCCGCGGCCGGGAGCTGGAGGAGCAGCCGCTGTCCCGCCAGGTGTTCATCGTGCAGGAGCTGGAGGTCCGCGACCGGCTGGCCTCCTCCCAGATCAACAAGTTCCTGTACCTCCACACGAGCGAGCGCATGCCGCGGCGCACCCACTCCAACATG ctcAAGGTCAAAGCGCTGCACGTGGCCCCCGTGACCAACCTGGGGGGCCCCGAGTGCTGCCTCCGCGTCTCGCTGCTACCCCTGCGGCTCAACGTGGATCAG GACGCCCTGCTCTTTCTCAGGGACTTCTTCACCACCCTGGCGGCCAGCATCAACCCCATGGTCCCGGCAGAGGCCTCCGCCGAAG CTCGCCCTGAGACCCTGGTCCCACCCAGCGGCCCCCAGGAAGGGCAGCCCGAGGGCGTGGAGGCCACCAGCTCCCAGGAAGCCGCAGGTGGTAGGCACGGCGCCCCCTCTGCCGAGCAGCAGCCCATCTACTTCAG GGAGTTCCGCTTCACGTCTGAGGTGCCCATTTGGCTCGATTACCATGGCAAGCACGTCACCATGGACCAGGTG ggcacTTTCGCAGGCCTCCTCATCGGCCTGGCCCAGCTCAACTGCTCCGAGCTGAAGCTAAAGCGGCTCTGCTGCCGGCATGG GCTCCTGGGTGTAGACAAGGTGCTGGGCTACGCGCTCAATGAGTGGCTGCAGGACATCCGCAAGAACCAGCTGCCTGGCTTGCTGGGGGGCGTGGGCCCCATGCACTCAGTCGTCCAGCTCT TCCAAGGGTTCCGGGACCTGCTGTGGCTGCCCATCGAGCAGTACAAGAAGGACGGCCGCCTCATGCGGGGGCTGCAGCGGGGCGCTGCCTCCTTCGGCTCATCCACAGCCTCGGCCGCCTTGGAACTCAGCAACCGGCTGGTGCAAGCTATCCAG GCCACAGCTGAGACCGTGTATGACATCCTGTCTCCAGCGGCGCCCGTCTCACGCTCCCTGCAGGACAAGCGCTCCGTGCGGAGGCTGCGGAAGGGCCAGCAGCCCGCCGACCTCCGGGAGGGCGTGGCCAAGGCCTACGACACGGTTCGAGAG GGCATCCTGGACACAGCTCAGACCATCTGCGAGGTGGCATCTCGGGGCCACGAACAGAAGGGGCTGACCGGTGCCGTGGGGGGCGTGATCCGCCAGCTGCCCCCGACCGTGGTGAAGCCCCTAATCCTGGCCACCGAGGCCACGTCCAACCTGCTGGGGGGGATGCGCAACCAGATCCTCCCCGACGCGCATAAGGACCACGCTCTGAAGTGGCGTCTGGACGAGGCCCGGGACTGA